A stretch of Vespula vulgaris chromosome 5, iyVesVulg1.1, whole genome shotgun sequence DNA encodes these proteins:
- the LOC127063947 gene encoding uncharacterized protein LOC127063947 — MPKQVPVENLVIPPQDGRICGTICICQMTAVLSSVALVYLTVAIYMPSTRAFQSGISEIPAMCTTIRAVNADNCEWGSCGEWCLSKTSGPCVQIHVNLRRNGSTILLANCTNTTNKTCYGIDQENAKKSKCIADECRNLTGTFNCSAGTCINITDAFECMFHDTDPPLKCSGRRGKITCIDIDGLFNCNRGTCERIRTPYNCDRRCVDIPTRNKNMILLSGDKVYLSQCERAIDVETNREIWHEDRGDVMMASCYGIFNSTLGVEAVDCINGSVLEKDLLTDLTNFTYLSYLNIFATKPLDETRMVAPPEQDLIIANESRLLINLEGCVNTLRDECKDFLHEYGKDGSDHNARARFPCYYADGNTGIVVSRFNLDTTYKEFLIAFILPSILFIVSCLTLIFCQRTVVVGDDARMRFKGSPGALASIEKSASGNVGDAGGGDSVMAL, encoded by the coding sequence ATGCCGAAGCAAGTGCCGGTAGAGAACTTAGTGATACCACCGCAGGACGGTAGGATCTGCGGTACCATCTGTATATGTCAGATGACTGCGGTTTTATCGTCGGTCGCATTGGTCTATTTAACTGTGGCGATATACATGCCGAGTACGCGAGCGTTTCAATCGGGTATCAGCGAGATTCCGGCAATGTGTACGACGATTCGAGCCGTCAACGCTGACAACTGCGAGTGGGGAAGCTGCGGCGAATGGTGTTTATCGAAAACGTCCGGTCCTTGCGTACAAATCCACGTGAATCTTCGACGAAACGGTTCGACGATACTTCTCGCCAATTGTACGAACACAACGAATAAGACTTGTTACGGTATAGATCAGGAAAACGCGAAAAAGTCCAAGTGCATAGCAGACGAGTGTCGAAATCTTACCGGTACGTTTAATTGTTCAGCAGGGACGTGTATAAACATAACCGACGCGTTCGAGTGTATGTTTCATGATACCGACCCGCCGTTAAAGTGTTCCGGTAGACGTGGCAAAATAACTTGTATCGACATAGACGGTCTTTTTAATTGCAATCGAGGTACTTGCGAACGCATAAGAACGCCTTACAATTGCGACCGACGTTGCGTCGATATACCAACTAGAAATAAGAACATGATACTTCTAAGTGGGGACAAGGTTTATCTCAGTCAATGTGAAAGAGCTATAGACGTGGAGACTAATCGAGAGATATGGCACGAGGATCGAGGCGACGTTATGATGGCCTCGTGTTATGGTATATTTAATTCAACCCTTGGCGTCGAGGCTGTCGATTGTATTAACGGATCCGTATTAGAAAAGGATCTTCTTACCGATCTAACCAATTTCACTTATCTctcgtatttaaatatatttgcgACAAAACCCTTGGACGAGACAAGAATGGTGGCTCCACCCGAACAAGATCTCATAATAGCTAACGAGAGTCGTTTGCTTATCAATCTCGAAGGATGCGTTAACACCCTTCGCGATGAGTGTAAAGATTTCCTTCACGAATACGGAAAGGATGGTTCCGATCACAACGCTAGAGCTAGATTCCCTTGTTATTATGCAGATGGTAACACTGGTATCGTCGTGTCACGTTTTAATCTCGATACGACTTATAAAGAATTCTTGATCGCTTTTATTCTACCGAGCATACTCTTCATCGTCAGCTGTCTCACGCTGATCTTTTGTCAGCGCACGGTGGTGGTAGGAGACGACGCGAGGATGAGATTCAAAGGTTCACCAGGTGCTCTAGCGTCGATAGAGAAGAGCGCCTCGGGCAACGTAGGGGATGCTGGCGGAGGAGATTCCGTCATGGCGCTCTGA